GAAGATTTATACAATAGCTATTTTTTTAAAAATTATTGTTGAAAATTGCTTTTAATTTCCAATGATATTGTTTCAAATCCTAAGTGCATTTTTTCTCGAGGATGGTCTGAGACATAAAACGATGTAACCCTATACGATTGCAAACAACAAGGAGATATCAAAGTGCTAAAGATATATCCCGATAAATCTAAATTTATTCAATTAGCATCTGAATATAATCTCATTCCCGTTTATACAGAACTACACGGAGATATGTATACAACGATCTCATTATTCATGAGGCTCAAGAAGGAGAGATATCAGTTCCTACTTGAAAGCGCTGTGAGTGGGGAATTCTTTGGCAGATATTCCTTTATGGGCACTTCCCAAAAGGCTATAGTTTGTAGGGATGGAAATGTTTCACTGATTGAAGACACCAATACTATTGACGGCGGAGTCTATAAGAATCCTCTTGATTTCGTTAGAGAATACACAAAGAATATTATTCCCTATACAAATCCAAAGCTTCCCCCCTTTGTTAATGGTCTTGTCGGTTATCTTGGTTATGACATGATAAAGTATTTTGAAAATATACCCCTTCCTGAGAAGGATGAGTTGAATGTTCCAGACTTTGAGCTTATACTGGCAGACAGGATGTTGATCTACGATCATCTTGTTCACAAATTATATCTTGTACGTTCCCCTTTTATCTCCAGTGAAGATGATGCGGCAACGGTTTTCATGAATGCGGTTAATGAGATTGAAAGAATTGCTGAGGAGATCGAGAGACCAAATATAGAGAGAGTCCCATTTAGGGTTAAGACCCAGAATGGAAAATTGACCTTTAAGTCAAACTTTTCAAAGGTTAGTTTTGAAAACTCAGTTGAGTCTGTAAAAAAGCACATTTATGATGGGGATATCTTTCAATTGGTGCTGTCTCAACGACTTAAGATACCTGTGGAGGGTGATGCCTTTAATCTTTACCGGAGTCTCAGGGTTGTGAATCCCTCTCCATATATGTTCTATTTGAAATGCGATGATATTGAAATAATTGGTTCCTCTCCTGAAGTATTTGTTCAGCTTAAGGATGGTTGGGCAGCGGTAAGGCCTATTGCCGGCACACGGCCGCGGGGCAAGAATCCTGAAGAGGATATGCTTCTAAAAAATGAACTTCTATCAGATGAGAAGGAGTTGGCTGAGCACATAATGCTGGTTGACCTT
This genomic window from Spirochaetota bacterium contains:
- the trpE gene encoding anthranilate synthase component I; this encodes MLKIYPDKSKFIQLASEYNLIPVYTELHGDMYTTISLFMRLKKERYQFLLESAVSGEFFGRYSFMGTSQKAIVCRDGNVSLIEDTNTIDGGVYKNPLDFVREYTKNIIPYTNPKLPPFVNGLVGYLGYDMIKYFENIPLPEKDELNVPDFELILADRMLIYDHLVHKLYLVRSPFISSEDDAATVFMNAVNEIERIAEEIERPNIERVPFRVKTQNGKLTFKSNFSKVSFENSVESVKKHIYDGDIFQLVLSQRLKIPVEGDAFNLYRSLRVVNPSPYMFYLKCDDIEIIGSSPEVFVQLKDGWAAVRPIAGTRPRGKNPEEDMLLKNELLSDEKELAEHIMLVDLGRNDIGRVCHGGTVKVDQLMIVEYYSHVMHIVSNVIGKMSRDNDVFSLIKATFPAGTLSGAPKIRAMEIISDFEPTKRGIYGGMVAHMTFDQRLDSCITIRTAIVKDNIAYLQAGGGIVADSNPEREYYETVHKMKALSKAIELVEN